Proteins from a single region of Hermetia illucens chromosome 3, iHerIll2.2.curated.20191125, whole genome shotgun sequence:
- the LOC119652460 gene encoding ecdysteroid-regulated 16 kDa protein isoform X2, giving the protein MQLGLSTNYLNHEMTFWNTILIACVLIASTFGTVVEQCPGGTPKIDPADVSLTKCNNPPCILKRRTTVGIELKLRPDKDIKHLTTSVQGIIADLPLPFIGVDGTSACDNVYSEDGSTKVGCPLKAGGTYLYKNSFPVLQIYPAVSLKVHWALQGPNQRDVICFEVPARIK; this is encoded by the exons GTTATCCACAAACTATCTAAATCACGAGATGACTTTCTGGAATACAATTTTAATAGCCTGTGTGCTTATTGCATCAACATTTGGAACTGTAGTTGAACAATGCCCAGGTG gTACCCCAAAAATTGATCCGGCCGATGTTTCCTTAACCAAATGCAATAACCCCCCTTGCATCCTCAAACGGAGAACAACTGTCGGAATCGAATTGAAACTGCGACCAGACAAGGATATTAAACATCTAACAACAAGTGTCCAAGGAATAATTGCTGATCTCCCGTTGCCATTCATCGGAGTCGATGGTACCAGCGCCTGCGACAACGTTTACAGTGAAGATGGAAGTACGAAAGTGGGATGTCCTTTGAAGGCCGGTGGGACTTACTTGTACAAGAATTCATTCCCTGTCCTCCAAATCTACCCTGCCGTTAGTTTGAAGGTTCATTGGGCGCTACAAGGCCCGAATCAAAGGGATGTGATCTGCTTCGAGGTGCCAGCTAGGATTAAGTAA
- the LOC119652460 gene encoding ecdysteroid-regulated 16 kDa protein isoform X3, producing the protein MTFWNTILIACVLIASTFGTVVEQCPGGTPKIDPADVSLTKCNNPPCILKRRTTVGIELKLRPDKDIKHLTTSVQGIIADLPLPFIGVDGTSACDNVYSEDGSTKVGCPLKAGGTYLYKNSFPVLQIYPAVSLKVHWALQGPNQRDVICFEVPARIK; encoded by the exons ATGACTTTCTGGAATACAATTTTAATAGCCTGTGTGCTTATTGCATCAACATTTGGAACTGTAGTTGAACAATGCCCAGGTG gTACCCCAAAAATTGATCCGGCCGATGTTTCCTTAACCAAATGCAATAACCCCCCTTGCATCCTCAAACGGAGAACAACTGTCGGAATCGAATTGAAACTGCGACCAGACAAGGATATTAAACATCTAACAACAAGTGTCCAAGGAATAATTGCTGATCTCCCGTTGCCATTCATCGGAGTCGATGGTACCAGCGCCTGCGACAACGTTTACAGTGAAGATGGAAGTACGAAAGTGGGATGTCCTTTGAAGGCCGGTGGGACTTACTTGTACAAGAATTCATTCCCTGTCCTCCAAATCTACCCTGCCGTTAGTTTGAAGGTTCATTGGGCGCTACAAGGCCCGAATCAAAGGGATGTGATCTGCTTCGAGGTGCCAGCTAGGATTAAGTAA
- the LOC119652460 gene encoding ecdysteroid-regulated 16 kDa protein isoform X1: MVHREQLSTNYLNHEMTFWNTILIACVLIASTFGTVVEQCPGGTPKIDPADVSLTKCNNPPCILKRRTTVGIELKLRPDKDIKHLTTSVQGIIADLPLPFIGVDGTSACDNVYSEDGSTKVGCPLKAGGTYLYKNSFPVLQIYPAVSLKVHWALQGPNQRDVICFEVPARIK; encoded by the exons GTTATCCACAAACTATCTAAATCACGAGATGACTTTCTGGAATACAATTTTAATAGCCTGTGTGCTTATTGCATCAACATTTGGAACTGTAGTTGAACAATGCCCAGGTG gTACCCCAAAAATTGATCCGGCCGATGTTTCCTTAACCAAATGCAATAACCCCCCTTGCATCCTCAAACGGAGAACAACTGTCGGAATCGAATTGAAACTGCGACCAGACAAGGATATTAAACATCTAACAACAAGTGTCCAAGGAATAATTGCTGATCTCCCGTTGCCATTCATCGGAGTCGATGGTACCAGCGCCTGCGACAACGTTTACAGTGAAGATGGAAGTACGAAAGTGGGATGTCCTTTGAAGGCCGGTGGGACTTACTTGTACAAGAATTCATTCCCTGTCCTCCAAATCTACCCTGCCGTTAGTTTGAAGGTTCATTGGGCGCTACAAGGCCCGAATCAAAGGGATGTGATCTGCTTCGAGGTGCCAGCTAGGATTAAGTAA